In bacterium, the following proteins share a genomic window:
- a CDS encoding class I SAM-dependent methyltransferase: MSIDPSGNSRADIEASDRFCFLRDLVYAKSPLQKKMISSFLSGRDALFWQRANMFADTLLPVAEQLGIEPSYIVDSYLKMCHDMLVEQIKYRRTGRYSRESAAEAYSEVYQSKKVMEAYMLGLAISQFFWPNHYAMYDFFISESGKLGGVNKYLEVGPGHGLYLVESLKLFGHASFFAVDLSPISIQLAVAMTKAFVPDRSCRFLEKNVNTFDSGKDRFDYIVMCEVLEHLDCPLLVLDKLRSLLTDGGRLFITTCSNCPAIDHVYHFKSVDHIRQMIRNAGLQIISEIALPVQPDSDGSWNPEADECNYAAMLYSGNDIHDRL, from the coding sequence ATGTCTATTGATCCTTCGGGGAATTCCAGAGCCGACATCGAAGCGAGCGACAGGTTTTGCTTTCTGAGGGACCTGGTTTACGCAAAAAGCCCTCTGCAGAAAAAGATGATCTCCTCTTTCCTGTCAGGCAGAGATGCCCTGTTCTGGCAGCGGGCCAACATGTTCGCAGACACATTGCTGCCGGTCGCTGAACAATTGGGGATAGAGCCATCCTATATCGTGGATTCATATCTTAAAATGTGCCACGATATGCTTGTAGAGCAGATTAAATACAGGCGGACAGGTAGATATTCCAGAGAGAGCGCAGCTGAGGCTTATTCAGAAGTCTACCAGTCAAAAAAGGTGATGGAAGCCTATATGCTGGGTCTGGCCATTTCGCAGTTTTTCTGGCCGAACCATTATGCAATGTACGATTTCTTCATTTCCGAAAGCGGTAAGCTCGGGGGAGTGAACAAATATCTGGAGGTCGGACCGGGTCATGGGCTGTATCTGGTAGAGTCGTTGAAGCTTTTCGGCCATGCTTCCTTTTTTGCCGTCGATTTGAGCCCGATCTCCATCCAACTGGCTGTAGCGATGACCAAAGCTTTTGTCCCCGACCGGAGTTGCCGGTTTTTGGAGAAAAATGTCAACACCTTTGATTCAGGGAAAGATCGCTTTGACTATATCGTCATGTGCGAAGTGCTGGAGCACCTGGACTGTCCGCTTTTAGTCCTGGATAAGCTGAGATCACTTCTTACAGACGGCGGGCGACTGTTTATCACCACCTGCTCGAACTGCCCGGCCATCGACCATGTATACCATTTCAAGAGCGTGGACCATATCAGGCAAATGATCCGCAACGCCGGGCTTCAGATTATCTCGGAGATTGCCCTGCCTGTTCAGCCGGACAGCGACGGGAGTTGGAACCCTGAGGCGGATGAATGTAATTACGCAGCGATGCTCTACAGTGGAAACGACATACATGACCGACTTTAA
- a CDS encoding acyl carrier protein, with protein MEEKIYQIVGRIMRVNADTLDKDSSPDTVASWDSAKHMDLMMSLEQEFGVEFSEEQIIEMMNVGLIIETLNEILGKK; from the coding sequence ATGGAGGAGAAAATTTATCAGATAGTCGGACGTATCATGCGGGTCAACGCCGATACTCTCGACAAGGATTCATCGCCCGACACGGTTGCAAGCTGGGACTCCGCCAAGCATATGGACCTTATGATGTCGCTGGAACAGGAGTTCGGGGTCGAATTCTCGGAGGAGCAGATCATTGAGATGATGAACGTGGGCCTGATAATAGAAACGCTCAATGAGATTCTTGGAAAAAAGTGA
- a CDS encoding tyrosine-type recombinase/integrase produces MKRVELRPPRPDKVRLVDMSQRHPCFLQKHHKAQSLDKPDIGEDVEDRFVFARQGIPLRQNSARGMWQSLFRKAGVAYRKFHDTRHAFASLLLSQGESPFYVKERRGHSSIQIKVDIDGHWIRSAQSQRAVDKLDRWGQEGFNIRLVK; encoded by the coding sequence ATGAAGAGGGTCGAGTTACGGCCGCCAAGACCCGATAAGGTCAGACTGGTCGATATGTCTCAACGACACCCATGCTTTCTTCAGAAGCACCACAAGGCGCAATCGCTCGATAAGCCGGATATTGGTGAGGATGTCGAGGATCGATTCGTGTTCGCACGGCAGGGAATTCCGCTCAGGCAGAACAGCGCACGCGGAATGTGGCAGAGTTTATTTCGGAAAGCAGGAGTTGCGTACAGAAAGTTTCACGACACCCGTCACGCTTTCGCCAGCCTTCTGCTCAGCCAGGGCGAAAGTCCCTTTTATGTGAAAGAACGACGCGGCCACAGCAGCATCCAAATCAAGGTCGACATTGACGGTCACTGGATACGGTCTGCGCAGAGTCAAAGGGCAGTTGATAAGCTGGACCGCTGGGGGCAGGAAGGTTTTAACATTCGGCTTGTAAAATAG
- the smpB gene encoding SsrA-binding protein SmpB, which yields MGGKDGIKIVCQNRKARHLYHILEEFESGLVLTGTEVKSLRDGKASLPDSYAVVRSGEVFLLGAHIAEYTEGNRYNHDPLRERKLLLSHRQIAKLQDQVRDQGLTLVPLSIYFRDGWAKVNLALAKGKKVYDKREDIKKREAQRETERALRGRER from the coding sequence TTGGGCGGCAAGGATGGGATCAAGATTGTCTGTCAGAACCGGAAAGCCCGACACCTGTACCACATTCTCGAAGAGTTCGAGAGCGGCCTGGTCCTGACCGGCACGGAGGTCAAGAGCCTGCGTGACGGCAAGGCCAGTCTGCCGGACAGCTACGCTGTCGTGAGATCGGGCGAGGTGTTCCTGCTCGGCGCGCATATCGCCGAGTACACCGAGGGCAACCGCTACAACCACGACCCGCTGCGCGAGCGCAAGCTCCTGCTCAGCCACCGTCAGATAGCCAAGCTGCAGGACCAGGTGCGCGACCAGGGCCTGACCTTGGTGCCCCTGAGCATATATTTCCGGGACGGCTGGGCCAAGGTGAACCTGGCCCTGGCCAAGGGCAAGAAAGTCTACGACAAGCGCGAGGATATCAAGAAGCGCGAAGCGCAGCGCGAGACCGAAAGAGCGTTGCGCGGCAGGGAACGTTGA
- a CDS encoding N-acetylmuramoyl-L-alanine amidase produces the protein MALRMGFRLAALCCLCLAVIMPTSLSATRFQVLDSRSGQSRELTVYSESVSNYLDLGELAPALQADIQWESTGQRLALTLEGQRFVFEDLLTFFDCAGQAYQLVAPCRVVRGTFLVPVQFVVEYLPRLLPGRFSFDKAAGALADSGPGKAGAPSAEAARPEPEVRRPAATAPPAARETAAAAPRSDLEKKAREYRIETVMIDPGHGGKDPGALGSRYRQREKDIVLDISRRVVAHLKKSGLGLRVLITRDSDILPPLLKRGEMANMADAGLFVSIHCNANRKSSVRGTSTYFLDAAKTDEERATAMLENAALKHEVEAQGEQGKDDINLILQDMAQNEFLRESKDLSTFIHRELVRALDLPDRGIKQANFAVLRGAYMPAALIETAYISNPQDEGLLRDGSFRERLAGAVADGIIKYIEQYHKKLSEN, from the coding sequence ATGGCGCTGAGAATGGGTTTCCGTCTGGCTGCCCTGTGCTGCCTGTGCCTCGCTGTAATAATGCCGACCAGTCTGAGCGCGACCCGGTTCCAGGTGCTGGACAGCCGGAGCGGGCAGAGCCGTGAGTTGACAGTCTATTCCGAGAGCGTCTCGAATTATCTGGACCTGGGTGAGCTGGCCCCGGCCCTGCAGGCCGACATCCAGTGGGAAAGCACCGGGCAGCGTCTGGCCCTGACCCTGGAGGGACAGCGGTTCGTTTTCGAGGACCTGCTCACCTTTTTCGACTGCGCGGGCCAGGCTTACCAATTAGTGGCACCCTGCCGGGTGGTGCGGGGTACATTCCTGGTGCCGGTGCAGTTCGTGGTGGAGTATCTTCCGCGCCTGCTGCCGGGGCGTTTCTCTTTCGACAAGGCCGCGGGTGCGCTGGCCGACAGCGGGCCGGGCAAGGCAGGGGCGCCATCCGCAGAGGCAGCCCGGCCGGAGCCTGAGGTGCGGCGGCCCGCGGCAACTGCGCCGCCTGCCGCCAGAGAGACCGCCGCTGCGGCTCCGCGCTCGGACCTGGAGAAAAAGGCCCGGGAGTACCGGATCGAGACCGTGATGATCGATCCGGGCCACGGCGGCAAGGACCCCGGAGCCCTGGGCAGCCGCTACCGTCAGCGTGAGAAGGACATTGTGCTGGATATCTCGCGTCGGGTGGTGGCGCATCTCAAGAAATCCGGCCTTGGGCTGCGCGTTCTCATCACCCGCGACAGCGACATTTTACCGCCGCTGCTGAAACGGGGCGAGATGGCCAACATGGCGGACGCCGGACTGTTTGTCAGCATCCACTGCAACGCCAACCGCAAGAGCAGCGTGCGGGGAACGAGCACCTACTTTCTGGATGCGGCCAAGACCGATGAGGAACGCGCCACGGCCATGCTCGAAAACGCGGCCCTCAAGCACGAGGTGGAGGCCCAGGGCGAGCAGGGCAAGGATGACATCAACCTGATCCTGCAGGACATGGCGCAGAATGAGTTCCTGCGCGAGAGCAAGGACCTGAGCACTTTCATCCACCGGGAACTGGTGCGGGCGCTCGACCTTCCCGACCGCGGGATCAAGCAGGCCAATTTCGCGGTGCTGCGCGGGGCCTACATGCCGGCGGCACTGATCGAGACGGCCTACATCTCGAATCCGCAGGACGAGGGCCTTCTGCGCGACGGCTCTTTCCGCGAGCGCCTGGCCGGGGCCGTGGCGGATGGGATAATCAAGTATATCGAGCAGTACCACAAGAAGCTGTCGGAGAACTGA
- a CDS encoding tetratricopeptide repeat protein, whose translation MMQTVKHRKLSAAGWLVLLGLAGLLFQGCSGYRTYNSLHWAKEAFKEGKKAQDNAGKRQYGPSGQLLPQARSQDSQLGAVVIGQENFEEAAKKCLYFLSQNTKGRRVDDALMLMGKAFFELHRYIQADNTFQKLLDTQRKSKFRDDAQYYLIQIMLQQNQMPQAETSIEHLIDEFPKSEYRPLAQFRLGEKYLQIEDYDRAAEVFFGVLGNYPKFKYKGETLSNLGKIYFEKDSLDRALSLYERLNKEGRDRVQRREGLLGMARTRSREGQHDQSLALYQRALSEARYADERAESWVGVYVEYTFMGRSNEARRGFEQIIDDFPRTDYSAAAWYELGLLYKGFKESAELDSIPCDSVSLNSFKLNSSTLKPLEGLSQDLLSLKLAEMAFGNVSRESNYSPLAEPARKQGDEVGMLYQIFEQMEASDSTTSRDALARLQFLLAEFHQNSGQTERARTEYERLLFEYPNTIWTPKAALNLAWVSRELGDSLRSRQALELLVQSFPDTRYADQARVELGLPAPEERPEGFFLNELAAYAPPKITRAEVGPGGAGGEAGGAPGHETWLQMRRRLYWKAHSAGGGA comes from the coding sequence ATGATGCAGACCGTAAAACACAGAAAGCTGTCCGCTGCGGGCTGGCTGGTCCTGCTCGGCCTGGCGGGGCTGCTGTTCCAGGGTTGCTCGGGCTACCGCACCTACAACTCGCTGCACTGGGCCAAGGAGGCCTTCAAAGAGGGTAAAAAGGCCCAGGACAATGCCGGCAAGCGGCAGTACGGCCCCAGCGGACAACTCCTGCCCCAGGCCCGCTCCCAGGATTCCCAGCTCGGAGCGGTGGTGATCGGGCAGGAAAATTTCGAGGAGGCGGCCAAGAAATGCCTCTATTTCCTGAGCCAGAACACCAAGGGCCGCCGGGTGGATGACGCCCTGATGCTGATGGGCAAGGCGTTTTTCGAGCTGCACCGCTACATCCAGGCCGACAACACTTTCCAGAAGCTCCTGGACACCCAGCGCAAGAGCAAGTTCCGGGATGACGCCCAGTATTACCTGATACAGATTATGCTGCAGCAGAACCAGATGCCGCAGGCCGAGACCTCGATCGAGCACCTGATCGACGAGTTTCCCAAGAGCGAGTACCGTCCCCTGGCCCAGTTCCGCCTGGGGGAAAAATACCTCCAGATCGAGGACTACGACCGCGCCGCCGAGGTGTTCTTCGGAGTGCTGGGCAACTATCCCAAATTTAAATACAAGGGTGAGACCCTCTCCAACCTCGGTAAGATCTATTTCGAGAAGGACAGCCTGGACCGCGCTCTCTCGCTGTACGAGCGGCTGAACAAGGAGGGCCGCGACAGGGTGCAGCGCCGCGAGGGCCTTCTTGGCATGGCCCGCACCCGCAGCCGCGAGGGCCAGCACGATCAGTCTCTGGCCCTGTACCAGCGCGCCCTGTCCGAGGCCCGTTACGCCGATGAGCGGGCCGAGTCCTGGGTCGGCGTCTACGTGGAATACACGTTCATGGGGCGCTCCAACGAGGCGCGCCGGGGGTTCGAGCAGATAATCGACGATTTCCCGAGGACCGACTATTCCGCCGCGGCCTGGTACGAACTGGGCCTTCTGTACAAGGGCTTCAAGGAGAGCGCCGAGCTGGATTCGATCCCCTGCGATTCGGTATCGCTCAATAGTTTCAAGCTCAACAGCAGTACACTCAAGCCGCTCGAAGGCCTCAGCCAGGACCTGTTGTCCCTGAAGCTGGCCGAGATGGCTTTCGGCAACGTGTCGCGGGAGTCCAATTACTCGCCCCTGGCCGAGCCCGCCCGCAAGCAGGGGGATGAGGTCGGGATGCTGTACCAGATATTCGAGCAGATGGAGGCCAGCGACTCGACCACCAGCCGGGATGCCCTGGCGCGGCTGCAGTTCCTGCTGGCCGAATTCCACCAGAACTCCGGCCAGACCGAGCGGGCCAGGACCGAGTACGAGCGGCTTCTGTTCGAGTACCCGAACACGATCTGGACCCCCAAGGCGGCGCTGAACCTGGCCTGGGTCTCGCGCGAGCTGGGCGACAGCCTGCGCAGCCGGCAGGCGCTCGAGCTGCTGGTGCAGAGTTTTCCCGACACCCGCTACGCCGACCAGGCCCGGGTGGAGCTGGGATTGCCCGCACCCGAGGAGCGGCCCGAGGGCTTTTTCTTGAACGAGCTGGCAGCCTACGCTCCGCCCAAGATCACCCGCGCCGAGGTTGGTCCGGGCGGTGCTGGCGGCGAGGCCGGCGGAGCGCCCGGCCACGAGACCTGGCTCCAGATGCGGCGCCGTCTGTACTGGAAAGCCCACAGCGCGGGAGGTGGGGCTTGA
- a CDS encoding dihydroorotate dehydrogenase electron transfer subunit, with protein sequence MNPAFTRVTVTGIRQAAGDTHVLTFRDECAAAAIQPGQFCMLSPAPGASCIYLPRPFSYFRALDDGRVEILFRALGRGTRWMAGLRPGDSVAVFGPLGRPFQLEAGAARAVLVAGGVGLPPLALLAERLLRLERPPRIDLLYGETRGERVVELGGVLPPAVRLWTASEDGSTGFRGRVTELLTQKVWPTLDTPPAVYTCGPRAMLAALADILGDGREVHSFQASLEENMACGHGICMGCAVELATDAPQPYYKLCCKDGPVFNGFEVKWR encoded by the coding sequence TTGAACCCTGCCTTCACGCGGGTCACTGTCACCGGCATCCGTCAGGCGGCCGGCGACACCCATGTCCTGACTTTCAGGGATGAATGCGCCGCGGCCGCGATCCAGCCCGGCCAGTTCTGCATGCTTTCGCCCGCACCGGGAGCCTCCTGCATCTACCTTCCCCGGCCTTTCAGCTATTTCCGCGCCCTGGATGACGGGCGGGTGGAGATACTGTTCCGCGCTCTGGGCCGCGGCACCCGCTGGATGGCCGGGCTGCGTCCGGGCGACAGCGTGGCGGTGTTCGGCCCGCTGGGCCGTCCGTTCCAGCTCGAGGCCGGGGCCGCGCGGGCCGTGCTGGTGGCGGGCGGGGTGGGGTTGCCGCCCCTGGCCCTCCTGGCCGAGCGCCTTCTTCGTCTGGAGCGTCCCCCGCGGATCGACCTGCTCTACGGTGAGACCCGTGGCGAACGGGTGGTGGAGCTGGGCGGAGTGCTACCGCCCGCGGTGCGTCTGTGGACCGCCAGCGAGGACGGCTCCACGGGGTTCCGGGGACGGGTGACCGAACTCTTGACCCAAAAAGTCTGGCCCACTCTCGATACTCCACCCGCGGTCTACACCTGCGGCCCGCGGGCCATGCTGGCCGCTCTGGCCGACATCCTGGGCGACGGGCGCGAGGTGCACTCTTTCCAGGCCTCCCTGGAGGAGAACATGGCCTGCGGCCACGGTATCTGCATGGGTTGCGCGGTGGAGCTGGCCACGGATGCGCCGCAGCCCTACTACAAACTCTGCTGCAAGGACGGGCCGGTGTTCAACGGTTTCGAGGTCAAATGGCGGTAG